In Sulfuriferula plumbiphila, the genomic window AGGCACCATGGTGGTGATCAGCCACGACAGGGAGTTTCTGGATTCGGTGACGCTGGTGACGCTGCATATCGACAACGCGCAGCTTACCCGCTACGGCGGCAACTACAGCACATTTGAAGACATGCGCGCAGAGCAAATGGCGCTGCAACAGGCGGCGTTTGCCAAACAGCAAGACAAAATCGCCCACTTGCAAAAGTTCATCGACCGTTTCAAAGCCAAGGCCAGCAAGGCCAGGCAGGCGCAAAGCCGGGTCAAGGCATTGGATCGCATGGAGCGCTTGGCACCGCTGCTGGCCAGTGCCGACTTCACCTTCGAGTTCAAGGAGCCCGCCTTCCTGCCCAACCCGATGCTGGCGATGCAGGACGTCAGCTGCGGCTATCCGCCACCTGCGGATGCGCCTGCCGGGACGCCGTCAACAGTGATCGTGCAAAACGTCAGCCGCTCGGTATTCGCCGCTCAGCGCATCGGCATTCTGGGCGCCAACGGGCAGGGCAAATCGACCCTGGTGAAAACCGTGGCGCGCACGCTGGCGGCCACCGGCGGTGAGCTTACCGAGGGACGCGGGCTGAATATCGGCTACTTTGCGCAGCAGGAACTGGACGTGCTGCGCCCGACAGACACCCCGCTGGAGCACATGATACGGCTGGTAAAGGAAACCGCCGCCAATGGCCGCGGCAACGCCCGCGAACAGGACCTGCGCAGCTTTTTAGGCACCTTCAACTTTAGCGGCGACATGGTCAAGCAAGCCGTGGGCACCATGAGCGGCGGCGAAAAAGCGCGGCTGGTGCTGTGCATGATCGTGTGGCAGCGCCCCAATCTGTTATTGCTGGACGAGCCGACCAACCACCTCGACCTTGCCACGCGCGAGGCGCTCGCCATGGCGCTCAACGAATTTGAAGGCACGGTCATGCTGGTCAGCCACGACCGCGCCCTGCTGCGTGCCGTCTGCGACGAATTCTGGCTGGTCACGCGCGGCGGCGTGGAGCCATTTGATGGCGATCTGGATGACTATCAGCGCTACCTGCTGGACGAGGGCAAGCGCTTGCGCGACAGCCTGAAAGATAACGCGTCCGCCGCGAAAAAGCGTGCCGCCTGATTGCGGCGATATTCAGGCATGCGCCCCATTTGTGGGTACAATATACATCAACGGATACAGATGCCTGCCGGCAAGAGCCGGAGCAAGCTGTTGCCGCCAGG contains:
- a CDS encoding ABC-F family ATP-binding cassette domain-containing protein yields the protein MIILKNLSLRRSSKVLLDNASVTLNPGEKIGLVGRNGAGKSTLFALLNGTLHEDKGDFSMPAQWRMAQVAQDMPETGRSATDFVIEGDTALAAAQAEVDAAEASEDGERMAHAYMALYDAGAHDAQARAQALILGLGFKTSELDNPVNSFSGGWRMRLQLARALMCPSDLLLLDEPTNHLDLDALVWLEAWLKRYTGTMVVISHDREFLDSVTLVTLHIDNAQLTRYGGNYSTFEDMRAEQMALQQAAFAKQQDKIAHLQKFIDRFKAKASKARQAQSRVKALDRMERLAPLLASADFTFEFKEPAFLPNPMLAMQDVSCGYPPPADAPAGTPSTVIVQNVSRSVFAAQRIGILGANGQGKSTLVKTVARTLAATGGELTEGRGLNIGYFAQQELDVLRPTDTPLEHMIRLVKETAANGRGNAREQDLRSFLGTFNFSGDMVKQAVGTMSGGEKARLVLCMIVWQRPNLLLLDEPTNHLDLATREALAMALNEFEGTVMLVSHDRALLRAVCDEFWLVTRGGVEPFDGDLDDYQRYLLDEGKRLRDSLKDNASAAKKRAA